In Alteromonas mediterranea DE, a single genomic region encodes these proteins:
- a CDS encoding DUF481 domain-containing protein: MLTKIFRPSLVVGALCLSVCASAHARDLIETLYHADFTPDTDDEIPRFTLDGELGVLVNTGNTSAASVKAAVNADHETENWSSIYLAELLYKESGSATTERDISAQRFYTSAQFDYKLLTPGRRLFMYGDYEDDKFTGYEHRASLAAGWSQRVWRNEDSEFRYSVGPGYTFIEAEEDNNGVVNDGIIVRASAEYKYHWSSGAKLRQFVSAEAGEENTKSRSETSLSANVFGSLAMKLSFILSHETDTPEDVAALSTETSVALVYQFF; encoded by the coding sequence ATGCTCACAAAAATCTTCCGGCCAAGCCTTGTCGTAGGTGCTCTATGCTTAAGCGTTTGTGCTTCAGCACACGCAAGAGATCTCATTGAGACACTTTATCACGCAGATTTCACCCCAGACACTGACGATGAAATTCCCCGCTTCACGCTAGACGGCGAACTTGGCGTGCTGGTTAATACCGGGAATACGTCAGCGGCCAGCGTTAAAGCTGCTGTAAACGCTGATCACGAGACTGAAAACTGGAGCAGTATTTATCTAGCGGAACTGCTTTATAAAGAGAGTGGTAGTGCTACCACCGAGCGGGATATTAGCGCACAACGCTTTTACACCAGCGCTCAATTCGATTATAAATTACTCACGCCTGGCCGCCGCCTTTTCATGTACGGCGATTATGAGGATGACAAGTTTACTGGCTATGAGCATCGCGCCTCGTTAGCCGCAGGTTGGTCTCAGCGAGTTTGGCGTAACGAAGACAGTGAGTTTCGTTATAGTGTTGGGCCGGGGTATACCTTTATCGAAGCTGAAGAGGACAACAACGGTGTTGTGAATGACGGCATTATTGTAAGGGCTTCAGCAGAATATAAATACCACTGGAGTTCAGGCGCAAAACTAAGGCAGTTTGTCAGTGCCGAAGCGGGCGAGGAAAATACGAAATCTCGCTCTGAAACCTCGTTGTCAGCTAACGTCTTCGGCTCTTTGGCTATGAAGCTGTCATTTATTTTAAGTCACGAGACAGATACACCAGAAGATGTGGCAGC
- a CDS encoding HDOD domain-containing protein gives MSLDKYVAFAAKSFTLPDMCVRLRSTLDDPHSSAEDIGQLISADPSLTAKVLRLANSSLFRFPSQIETVAKAINVIGGEALYNLVVAETATTAFKHFTSDLIDLDKHWYASVYCGMVAKSLAMRLNVRGAERFFVMGILQNLSELLVANKEPQRYQSYQKAGKDVLPHVNQLAHFGFTFAHCSGIIFENWHLPIGLYYPVSFMNDEAKYSSDVDICVLAXASRITLSQLEKESYANIELFTPEIANKVSLDMEVVSNSIEYAEQETAKIVALIH, from the coding sequence ATGTCGTTAGATAAGTACGTTGCGTTTGCCGCAAAATCTTTTACGTTGCCCGACATGTGTGTACGTTTACGCTCAACATTGGACGATCCGCATTCTAGTGCTGAAGACATTGGGCAGCTTATCAGCGCCGACCCCTCCCTTACAGCTAAAGTTTTACGTTTAGCGAACAGTTCGCTATTTCGCTTCCCATCCCAAATTGAGACAGTGGCCAAGGCGATTAATGTGATTGGCGGTGAAGCCCTTTATAACCTAGTTGTCGCTGAGACAGCCACAACCGCTTTCAAGCACTTTACTTCTGATCTTATCGACCTAGACAAGCACTGGTACGCCTCTGTCTATTGCGGCATGGTAGCGAAAAGCCTTGCAATGCGGCTAAATGTTCGGGGAGCCGAACGCTTTTTCGTCATGGGTATCCTTCAAAACCTCAGCGAGCTACTGGTTGCAAATAAAGAGCCTCAGCGATATCAGAGCTATCAAAAAGCGGGAAAAGACGTGCTGCCACATGTTAACCAGTTAGCGCATTTCGGTTTTACGTTTGCCCATTGCAGCGGTATCATATTCGAGAATTGGCACTTACCTATTGGGTTGTACTATCCGGTATCGTTCATGAACGACGAAGCTAAATATTCTTCTGATGTTGATATATGTGTTCTCGCGNTGGCAAGTCGTATTACCCTAAGCCAGCTTGAGAAAGAAAGTTACGCTAATATTGAACTTTTTACTCCAGAGATAGCCAATAAAGTAAGTCTCGACATGGAAGTGGTAAGTAATTCAATTGAATACGCTGAGCAAGAAACAGCGAAAATTGTTGCGCTTATTCACTGA
- a CDS encoding DUF1289 domain-containing protein, translated as MTDQKPHSQQLEFFDIPSPCIGVCESGPRGYCKGCFRSRDERLYWLKVDDATKRKIISACVRRKKAVLAKKRKAELQENTALNEQFTLFGEPPEDDKN; from the coding sequence ATGACGGACCAAAAGCCGCACTCGCAACAGTTGGAATTTTTCGACATTCCAAGCCCGTGTATTGGTGTGTGTGAGTCCGGCCCCCGAGGTTACTGTAAAGGTTGTTTTCGAAGCCGTGATGAACGCCTTTATTGGCTGAAAGTTGATGACGCAACCAAACGCAAGATAATAAGCGCGTGTGTACGGCGCAAAAAAGCAGTGCTGGCCAAAAAGCGTAAGGCTGAATTACAAGAAAATACAGCACTGAACGAACAGTTTACGTTATTTGGCGAACCGCCAGAAGACGATAAAAATTAA
- a CDS encoding SIMPL domain-containing protein, with the protein MKIGAAIVIALGMVIAVSLLGVQVSSAMNNMQTWDRVVTVKGLSEREYIADQVIWPIQFVDAGNDLPQLYEHIEKNSIKVASFLEDKGIPAESITIGKPEINDKLAQQYGSSEKAPFRYSAIQTVTVFSDEVEKVRELMQQIGELIKTGIVLSEQSYRAQPDYVFTRLNDVKPTMIEEATLNAREVAEKFAKDSKSTLGKIKRANQGQFSISSRDSHHPHIKKVRVVSTIQYTLID; encoded by the coding sequence ATGAAAATAGGTGCAGCAATAGTAATAGCGCTGGGCATGGTGATTGCGGTGTCTTTGCTAGGCGTTCAGGTATCTTCTGCCATGAACAATATGCAAACGTGGGACAGGGTAGTCACGGTGAAAGGGCTATCAGAGCGAGAGTACATCGCTGACCAAGTCATTTGGCCTATTCAGTTCGTCGATGCCGGTAACGACTTACCTCAGCTTTATGAGCATATCGAGAAAAACAGCATAAAGGTAGCTAGCTTTTTAGAAGATAAAGGGATTCCCGCAGAAAGCATCACCATTGGTAAACCTGAAATAAATGATAAACTAGCCCAACAGTATGGAAGCAGTGAAAAGGCGCCATTTCGCTATAGCGCCATTCAAACTGTTACTGTTTTCTCTGATGAGGTGGAAAAGGTACGCGAGCTGATGCAGCAAATTGGGGAGCTTATCAAGACTGGCATTGTGCTATCAGAGCAAAGCTATCGCGCGCAGCCAGACTACGTATTTACTCGATTAAATGACGTTAAACCCACTATGATAGAAGAGGCGACGTTAAATGCCCGTGAAGTCGCAGAAAAATTTGCGAAAGACTCTAAAAGTACCTTAGGTAAAATTAAGCGTGCTAACCAAGGGCAGTTCAGTATCTCAAGTCGCGATAGTCATCATCCTCACATCAAAAAGGTTCGCGTGGTGTCTACCATCCAATACACCCTTATAGATTGA
- a CDS encoding efflux RND transporter permease subunit codes for MNISQFFISRPIFAGVLSLLIFIGGAIAVWQLPITEYPEVVPPTVVVTANYPGANPEVIAETVATPLEQEINGVEDMLYMSSQATSDGRMTLTITFAIGTDPDDATTLVQNRVNRATPRLPQEVQRLGVVTEKSSPDLTMVVHLTSPDNRYDMLYLSNYADQFVKDELARINGVGQVRLFGAGEFSMRVWLDPNKLAALQLNPGDVAAAIADQNQQAAAGSLGAQPTGSSEFQLLINVRGRLKDEAEFENIIVKSGENGEITRLKDIARIELGADNYALRSLLNNNPAAAIPIFQAPGSNAIQISDDVRARMAELSQMFPNGLEYDIVYDPTVFVRGSIEAVVDTLFEAVLLVVLVVVLFLQTWRASIIPLVAVPISLVGTFAFMQLMGFSLNALSLFGLVLAIGIVVDDAIVVVENVERNIAEGKSPFDATVQAMKEVTGPIIATTLVLAAVFIPTAFMSGLTGQFYKQFALTITISTVISAINSLTLSPALSALLLKPHGKANDWLTRGMDKVFGRFVFTPFNRVFERGSKKYTGAVGGLIRKSGIVVVLYAGLIALTYNQFATTPTGYVPGQDKQYLVAFAQLPNAASLDRTEEVIREMSRIAMEHPGVSDAVAFPGLNINGFTNSPSSGILFTPLKPFDERQSPELSAGAIAAKLNQQFASIKGAYVAIFPPPPVMGLGTIGGFRLQVEDRGNLGFEALERVAQEVIGKAWAHPALTGSFTSFTVAVPQLDVDVDREKAVSQGVNIDTLFTTLQAYLGSLYVNDFNLFGRTYQVNVQADAQYRQEIGDITQFKIRNSQGEMIPLGSFLDVQHSAGPDRVMHYNGYVTAEINGAPAPGYSSDQAKAAIEEILAETLPLGMTYEWTELTYQQILAGNASAFVFPLVVLLVFLVLAAQYESLRLPLAIILIVPMTLLSALIGVQIYGGDNNIFTQIGLIVLVGLATKNAILIVEFAKELQDSGMDALSAIKEASRLRLRPILMTSIAFIMGVLPMVISTGAGAEMRQAMGVAVFSGMIGVTFFGLILTPVFYYLLKRKG; via the coding sequence ATGAACATTTCGCAGTTTTTCATTAGCCGCCCGATTTTTGCGGGCGTGCTTTCCCTACTTATTTTTATAGGTGGTGCCATTGCTGTGTGGCAGCTACCAATTACCGAGTACCCAGAAGTCGTGCCGCCTACCGTGGTTGTCACCGCAAATTACCCGGGTGCCAACCCAGAGGTTATTGCTGAAACCGTCGCCACACCATTAGAGCAAGAAATTAATGGTGTTGAAGACATGCTGTATATGTCGTCGCAGGCAACCAGCGATGGCCGCATGACCTTAACCATCACTTTCGCCATTGGGACAGATCCAGATGATGCAACAACGCTGGTACAGAACCGCGTTAACCGCGCGACACCGCGCTTGCCACAGGAAGTACAGCGTTTAGGGGTTGTTACCGAAAAGTCATCGCCAGATTTAACCATGGTGGTGCATTTAACCTCGCCTGATAACCGTTACGACATGTTATACCTGTCTAACTATGCCGACCAGTTTGTTAAAGATGAGCTAGCGCGAATCAATGGCGTAGGGCAAGTGCGCCTGTTCGGTGCGGGTGAATTCAGCATGCGTGTATGGCTAGACCCTAACAAACTGGCTGCACTCCAATTAAACCCTGGCGATGTAGCAGCTGCTATTGCAGACCAAAACCAGCAGGCGGCGGCAGGTAGCTTAGGCGCACAGCCAACAGGCTCAAGCGAATTTCAGCTGCTTATCAATGTGCGCGGCCGTTTAAAAGATGAAGCCGAATTTGAAAATATTATCGTTAAGTCGGGCGAAAACGGCGAAATTACACGCTTAAAAGACATTGCACGCATTGAACTAGGTGCAGATAACTACGCCTTGCGTTCGCTGTTAAATAATAACCCGGCAGCCGCTATTCCTATTTTCCAGGCACCCGGCTCTAACGCTATCCAGATATCAGATGATGTGCGAGCGCGCATGGCTGAACTGTCACAAATGTTTCCTAATGGTTTGGAATACGACATTGTCTACGACCCCACGGTATTTGTAAGGGGCTCTATCGAGGCTGTGGTAGATACCTTGTTTGAAGCTGTATTACTTGTTGTATTGGTAGTTGTGCTGTTTCTTCAAACATGGCGTGCGTCTATCATTCCCTTGGTTGCCGTGCCTATATCATTGGTAGGTACCTTTGCTTTTATGCAGCTAATGGGGTTCTCTCTTAATGCGTTGTCATTGTTCGGTTTGGTGCTGGCAATTGGTATCGTGGTAGATGATGCCATTGTGGTAGTGGAAAACGTAGAGCGCAACATTGCAGAAGGTAAGTCGCCCTTTGATGCAACCGTTCAGGCAATGAAAGAAGTGACTGGGCCCATTATAGCCACAACGCTAGTCTTAGCCGCTGTTTTCATTCCTACAGCCTTTATGAGTGGTCTTACCGGGCAGTTCTATAAACAGTTTGCACTTACTATCACTATATCTACAGTTATATCGGCGATTAACTCGCTGACTCTTAGTCCTGCACTGTCTGCGCTATTGCTTAAGCCTCACGGTAAAGCTAACGACTGGCTAACCCGCGGTATGGACAAAGTGTTTGGCCGTTTCGTGTTTACCCCTTTTAACCGCGTATTCGAGCGAGGCTCAAAAAAATACACCGGCGCTGTGGGTGGGTTAATTCGTAAGAGTGGTATTGTGGTGGTGTTATATGCGGGGCTTATTGCGCTTACGTACAACCAGTTTGCAACGACGCCTACCGGCTACGTTCCCGGCCAGGATAAGCAATATTTGGTAGCATTTGCGCAGTTACCTAATGCGGCAAGCTTAGATAGAACTGAAGAGGTCATTCGCGAAATGTCACGCATTGCCATGGAGCACCCTGGTGTATCTGACGCAGTGGCTTTCCCGGGGCTTAACATTAACGGTTTCACTAATAGTCCAAGCTCAGGTATTTTGTTTACCCCGCTTAAACCTTTTGATGAACGTCAATCCCCCGAACTGTCGGCGGGCGCGATTGCCGCAAAACTTAATCAGCAATTTGCTTCTATTAAAGGCGCGTATGTGGCTATCTTTCCACCTCCGCCAGTAATGGGGCTAGGTACCATTGGTGGCTTCCGTTTACAGGTAGAAGACAGAGGGAATTTGGGTTTTGAAGCGCTTGAGCGTGTTGCCCAAGAGGTGATTGGCAAAGCATGGGCACATCCTGCTCTAACCGGTTCATTCACCAGCTTCACCGTTGCCGTCCCCCAGCTAGATGTAGATGTGGACCGCGAAAAAGCGGTAAGTCAGGGGGTGAACATTGATACCTTATTTACCACCCTTCAAGCATATTTAGGCTCGCTGTATGTCAATGATTTCAACCTGTTTGGCAGAACATACCAAGTCAATGTGCAGGCCGATGCCCAATATCGCCAAGAGATTGGGGATATTACTCAGTTTAAGATTAGAAACAGCCAAGGAGAGATGATCCCGCTGGGTTCTTTCTTAGACGTTCAACATAGCGCAGGGCCTGACCGCGTTATGCATTACAACGGCTATGTCACCGCTGAAATAAACGGTGCCCCAGCGCCTGGTTATTCGTCTGACCAAGCAAAAGCGGCGATAGAAGAGATTTTAGCGGAAACTTTGCCACTGGGAATGACCTACGAATGGACCGAGTTAACCTATCAGCAAATATTAGCCGGTAATGCATCAGCCTTTGTTTTCCCGCTGGTGGTACTGTTAGTGTTCTTGGTGTTAGCGGCGCAGTATGAAAGCTTGCGTTTGCCATTAGCAATCATACTGATTGTGCCAATGACGCTGCTAAGTGCGCTTATAGGTGTGCAGATTTACGGTGGTGACAACAATATTTTCACCCAAATTGGCTTAATTGTATTGGTAGGGCTTGCCACTAAAAATGCCATACTCATAGTCGAGTTTGCCAAAGAGCTTCAAGACAGTGGTATGGATGCGCTTTCTGCCATTAAAGAAGCGAGCCGCTTGCGTTTACGTCCAATCTTAATGACATCAATTGCGTTCATTATGGGGGTTTTACCTATGGTTATTTCTACCGGCGCTGGTGCTGAAATGCGCCAGGCGATGGGGGTTGCCGTATTCTCAGGCATGATAGGCGTAACCTTCTTTGGCTTAATCCTTACCCCTGTATTTTACTATTTGCTAAAGCGCAAAGGTTAA
- a CDS encoding efflux RND transporter periplasmic adaptor subunit, translating into MKTFTRLLAIVSLTALVAACGDEQDPGQSMSAGAHAGVPVDVATVITQRLTEWDNFTGRLESPHIVALRPRVSGYIDFVAFDEGEYVEQGQTLFLIDNRTFKAEVDRLTAQLEEAKSRVQLAEQNYNRAFKLRKTQAVSEEVLDARLAEKNQALASLNQTQAALEVARLNRGFARVEAPISGRISRANITEGNFVTAGQTELTRIVSTDRLYAYFDIDEQTYLNYLSDNSNGNKKASTAVSDQPVAMRLANESDYQHWGQIDFIDNQVNGSTGTLRVRAVFNNEDGRLIPGLFAHLKLAGDTDEQGILIKEKAIGTDLNNKFVLVVNDESKVEYRAVKLGDKVGSMRIITSGLNVNDTIVVDGLQRVRPGAQVAANEVPMGDEDALANLSSWQQRVDNASQVTQNMAQYEDVLSGGSFATGTATAGLK; encoded by the coding sequence ATGAAAACTTTTACCCGTTTATTGGCAATAGTAAGCCTAACTGCGCTAGTCGCTGCATGCGGTGACGAGCAGGATCCAGGTCAATCCATGAGCGCTGGCGCACATGCTGGTGTGCCTGTTGATGTGGCTACGGTTATCACCCAGCGTTTAACCGAGTGGGATAATTTTACCGGCCGCTTAGAGTCCCCTCATATCGTTGCATTGCGCCCACGTGTATCGGGCTATATCGACTTTGTTGCATTTGACGAAGGTGAGTACGTCGAGCAAGGCCAAACTTTATTTCTAATTGATAACCGTACGTTTAAAGCGGAAGTTGACCGTTTAACCGCGCAGCTTGAAGAAGCGAAAAGCCGCGTTCAGCTTGCTGAGCAGAACTATAATCGCGCGTTCAAACTTCGCAAAACGCAAGCGGTGTCTGAAGAAGTGCTAGACGCCCGTTTAGCAGAAAAGAATCAAGCATTAGCAAGTTTAAATCAAACACAAGCTGCCCTTGAAGTAGCGCGCCTAAATCGCGGTTTTGCGCGTGTTGAAGCGCCTATTTCAGGTCGTATATCTCGCGCCAATATCACGGAAGGTAACTTTGTTACTGCAGGTCAAACAGAACTTACTCGTATTGTTTCTACCGATCGCCTATACGCGTACTTCGATATTGATGAGCAGACTTACTTAAATTATTTGAGTGACAATTCAAACGGCAATAAAAAAGCATCAACTGCCGTTAGCGATCAACCTGTAGCTATGCGCCTTGCGAATGAATCGGATTATCAGCACTGGGGCCAAATAGACTTCATTGATAACCAAGTAAACGGCAGCACGGGTACGTTGCGCGTTCGCGCAGTATTTAACAACGAAGATGGCCGTTTAATTCCTGGCCTATTTGCACACCTTAAACTTGCAGGTGACACCGATGAACAGGGCATTCTTATTAAAGAAAAAGCTATTGGCACAGATCTTAATAATAAGTTTGTACTGGTTGTAAACGACGAAAGTAAAGTGGAATACCGTGCGGTTAAGCTAGGCGACAAAGTGGGCAGCATGCGCATCATCACAAGCGGCTTGAATGTAAACGACACCATTGTGGTTGATGGCTTACAGCGCGTTCGCCCTGGTGCCCAAGTTGCCGCTAACGAAGTGCCTATGGGTGATGAAGATGCTTTGGCAAACTTATCAAGCTGGCAGCAGCGCGTTGATAACGCATCACAAGTTACCCAAAACATGGCGCAGTATGAGGATGTTTTATCTGGTGGTTCATTTGCCACAGGTACAGCAACAGCAGGTCTTAAGTAA
- a CDS encoding LysR family transcriptional regulator yields the protein MRPHDLNLLMIFDAIMTEGAITRAADRLSMTQPAVSNALSRMRTAWNDELFVKDGRGIQPTSFAKNLWSQIQGPLGELEVAVNPTDFNPASAKRTFRIAATDNIVSMVWGPLRKVIENEAPGINIHAIPNYDMETDKILKDAEAELTFSKYQEPGSVIRAEHVLDPSWVVVMRPDHPLAKSQLSLEDFVAADHLLVSVTGDVSGPTDQVLANLGLRRRVAMSVNQFHNATPLLKESNLICVAPSLVMEKEIFSGELAVFETPIEIVSSPLSVMWHKRQDQDAGLQWLRGLVVKFIRERVQRHEMLLSQCCRKAYCADTVKRFMDERNMDCEGFTPAHLSTPSNDEEAKVITGKETA from the coding sequence ATGCGTCCACATGATTTAAATTTATTAATGATTTTTGATGCCATTATGACTGAAGGGGCAATTACCCGTGCAGCAGATAGGCTATCAATGACGCAGCCCGCCGTTTCCAATGCGCTTTCGCGTATGCGCACTGCATGGAACGATGAACTATTCGTGAAAGACGGGCGCGGTATTCAGCCTACCTCTTTTGCTAAAAACTTGTGGAGCCAAATTCAAGGGCCATTGGGCGAGCTTGAGGTTGCAGTAAACCCTACCGACTTTAACCCAGCATCAGCTAAACGTACCTTTCGTATTGCCGCCACCGACAATATTGTCTCTATGGTATGGGGACCGCTGCGTAAGGTTATAGAGAATGAAGCGCCGGGTATCAATATCCACGCTATCCCGAACTATGATATGGAGACGGACAAGATCCTAAAGGACGCCGAAGCCGAACTCACCTTTTCAAAATACCAAGAGCCAGGCTCGGTTATTCGCGCTGAGCACGTGCTTGACCCAAGCTGGGTGGTAGTCATGCGCCCCGACCATCCATTAGCTAAGTCTCAGCTTAGTTTGGAAGACTTTGTAGCGGCCGACCATCTACTGGTTTCAGTAACCGGCGATGTAAGCGGGCCAACTGATCAAGTATTAGCAAATTTAGGCCTTAGGCGCCGTGTTGCTATGTCGGTGAATCAGTTCCACAACGCCACTCCGTTATTAAAAGAGAGTAATCTTATTTGTGTAGCGCCATCGCTTGTAATGGAAAAAGAGATATTTTCTGGCGAGCTGGCCGTGTTTGAAACGCCTATTGAAATCGTCAGTTCGCCGCTGTCAGTGATGTGGCATAAACGTCAAGACCAAGACGCCGGCTTACAGTGGCTTCGCGGTTTAGTGGTAAAGTTTATTCGAGAGCGGGTTCAACGCCACGAAATGTTGCTTTCTCAATGCTGTCGCAAGGCGTACTGCGCTGACACGGTGAAGCGTTTTATGGATGAGAGAAACATGGACTGTGAAGGGTTTACGCCAGCACATTTGAGCACGCCGAGTAATGATGAAGAAGCAAAAGTGATAACTGGGAAGGAAACGGCCTAA